The genomic stretch GCGGCGGTGAAGAGCTGGCGGATCAGATTCTTGCCGTCCGTGTCGTTGGGGTGCGCCTTGCCGGCGAAGACCAGCTGCAGGCGCCCGGCTTGCTTGGACAACCGGCGCAGCCGCTCGAGGTCTTGCACGATGAAGGTGGCGCGTTTGTACACCGTGGCTCGCCGGGCGTAGCCGATGGTGAAGACCTCGGGATCGAGGCGCAGGCCCTCGCGCCGATCGATCTCTGCCAGGAGGCGCCCCTTGGCTTCCGCATGGGCGGCGCGGATCTCTTCCAGGGGGATCTTGAGGGCATAGCGCAGGTAGAGGTTGTCACGGCGCCAGGCGGGGATGTGATGGTCGAAGAGTTCGCGGACAGGCGGCGAGGTCCAGGTGATGGCGTGCACGCCGTTGGTGATGGCGTTGATCGGGAACTGGAACATGTTCCGCGACACTTCACCGTGCTGCATGGCGACACCGTTGATGTAGCGCGAGAAGCGCATGGCGAGGTGGGTCATGTTGAGCTTGCCGTCGAGGATGCATTCGCAGCGCTGCAAGGCCTCGGTGCGCTCGTTGCCCAGGATCAGGCGCACCAGTTCGAGGGGGAACATGTCGTGTCCAGCGGGCACCGGAGTGTGGGTGGTGAAAATGCAGCGGGCGCGCACGACCTCCACGTCCGCTTCGGTGGCGAGACGGAGGGGACGGTTGCGCAGCTGCCGCTCGAGCAGGGCCAGGGCGAGGAGGGAGGAGTGTCCCTCGTTCATGTGGTGCTGCAGATCCGGGCCGTGCCCCAGAGCGCGCAGGGCCGCCAGCCCGCCGATGCCGAGAATCACTTCCTGGCTGAGACGATAGCGCTCGTCGCCGCCGTACAGCTGGCCGGTGAGGCTGCGATCCCAGGCATCGTTCCCTTCCAGATCGGTGTCGAGGAAGTACAGTGGGATCGTGTGCCCCGTGACGCCCTCCACGCGGTAACACCAGATGCGGATCTGCACCTCGCGGGACTCGATGGTGACCGAGACGCGGGGGGATTGGAGCTCGAGGAGATCCTCCGGGCGCCAGAGGGCCGGGCTCTCCGATTGATTCCCCGCGGCATCGAGACGCTGGTGCAGGTAGCCGCGACGCTGCAGGAGGGTGACACCGACCATGGGGACATGGAGGTCTGCCGCTTGACGCAAGGTGTCTCCGGCCAGAACGCCGAGACCGCCGCTGTAGGTCGGGATGCGCGGATCGACCCCGACTTCCATGGAGAAATAGGCGAGCTTGGTAGGCAGGACGGCCGGTGTGAGTCGCATGATGTCGTCCCCTCTCGTGCACTCACGGCGCCGTCCGGAAACGGCGGCGCGCAGGGGGATCAATATATCCGCCGGTTCGAGGCGGTGCTAGCGCCGAGAAGCCGCAGCGGAAGGGGGGAAGGCCCGCTGCCCGGATTCCCGCGCAAGGGTCCCCGTGTCTGCTGGATGCGGGCAACGTGCCGATCGACCGAGGGGCGCGTCCGCAAAGATAGTTGGGCGCGACGGAGGGCGCAGAGGGCCCGCCCGCGCCTCGCGCCTGGCGCCAAATCAACCACGCTGCATGGAGTCCGGTCGGGGAGGCTCGAGGACGGCTCGTGTTGCAGAAGGTAACGGTGTCTGGCTCCGTAGCGGCGCCGGAGAGGGGGGTCGAGTGCCAGCGGTTCCTGCAGTGCTGCTCGGGACCGTTCAGAAGTCGTAGCGGACCGAAATCCCCGCCCAGAGGGGATCTTCGTCGTTCACGGCCTCTTCCAGTGTCACCTGGTAGTCCACGGAGGGGGTGACGATGACGCGGGCAGCGCGAAAGTCCGCCGCCAGCCCCACTTGCCAGGCGGAGAAGCCCTTGGGCACGCGTTCCACGCCCTGCGACACGATCTTCGTGTTGTAGAGGACGCGCGTCGTTCCCACCAGATCGAGACCCACGCCGGCGGCGGAGGTGGGCACCAGCGGTAAGACGTAGCCGAAATCGACCTGACTGACGAAATAGGCATCGTAGGCGTCGCGCGCCGAGATCTCGTACTTCACGTCGACACCCGTGCGCACGCCGGCCACGTTGTGCGAATCCAGCGCGAACCAGATCTCGTGGGCATCCGCGTCGGGGACGGCCAGGAGCGGTGCCACGCGGTCATCATAGTAGGTGTAACCGATGCCGACCTTGGTGAGCGGGGAAGCGGAGCGCTGCACGTAGACGCCGTAGGTGGTCTCGTGCAGCTCGCTGTCGTTGTTCATCACGAAGGAGCCGCCGACGGCCAGGTGGAGCGGCGTGCCTCCCATGCCGAGGCTCACCCGCGGCTGCAGCACCGGTCCATCGTCCAGACCGCGGCCGCGGATACGATCGAAACCATTCCAGATGTACTTGGAAAGAAAGGCTCCGGAGACCTCGAGATCGAGAGCGCTGATCTGGGCGCTGGCGTTTCCGGCCAGCGCGGCGCAGAGCAAGAACCCCAGTACGACCTGGCGCAGCATCGTCACTCCCCGGTGAATCCCGGGAGAGGGAGAGCAACGCACATGCCATGGTCCGGACGTGTGTGCACCCGCCCGGGCGGGAGGTCTTGCGATGTCCAGGCGCTGGGACTACGCTTGGGACTACGCTAAGGGATGCGGGCACCGTGACGCGTCTCCGTGCGATCCGCCAGCCGTCTCGGCTGCACGACCGCACTGGACACGGATCCACGAGGAGTGCCCTATGTCGGACCCGCACTTCCAATCGGCCGCGTCGCGGCCGGCAGCCCTTGCCGGCAGCTGGTACCCGGAAGACTCCGGCGCCCTCGCTCGGAGCGTCGCCTCGATGCTCCAGGCCGCACCGCCGTGGCCGCAGGGCCGTCGCCCTCGCGCCCTCGTCGTGCCGCATGCGGGCTTGCGCTACTCCGGGCCGACAGCAGCCTCCGCGTATGCGGCGCTTTCCTCGTTCGCCCTGCGCCGCGTCGTGGTCCTGGCGCCCAATCATCGCGCCGCCGTCTGGGGTGCGGCGGTGGATCCCTCCTCGCACTACGAGTCGCCTCTCGGCAGCATGCCGGTGGATCTCGGCGCGGTGGAGCAGCTCGCCGAGCAGCCACACGTCACTTGCTCCGCCCGTCCCTTTGCCCCCGAACACGCCATCGAGATGCAGCTCCCTTTTTTGCAGCACCTTCTGCCACAAGCCACGCTCGTGCCCGTGCTGATCGGGGAGATGCGCGACGAGGAGGACTACGCCGCTCTCGGAGCCGCCATCGCGCCTCTCCTCGACGCGGCCACGCTGCTCGTCGTGAGCACCGATTTCATGCACTACGGCGACGCCTTCGGCTACGTTCCCTTCACCGAGCGCGTGCCGGAGCAGATCCGCGACTACGACGACCGCGCCATCGACGCGCTCCGCCACGGCTCCTTCGCCGAGTTCCAAGACTTCCTGGGGCGCACCGGAAGCACCATCTGCGGCCGCCGTCCGCTCGGGGTCCTTCTGCATCTCCAGCCAGCAGCATGGAAGTGCGAGCTGCGTTCGTACACGACCTCCGGCGAGATCACCGGCGACTGGTCGCATACGGTGAGCTACGCGGCGCTGGCCTACTACGAGGACGAAGCCACCGCGGTCGCGCCCGGTCTCTCCGCGGCGGACCGGCGCGCGCTCCTCGATCTGGCGCGACGGAGCATGGCGCACGCCACCGGCGCAGGCGAGCGCGTCGAGATGGAGAGCGAGAAGTGGTCGGCGGCGCTCCGCCAGCCACTGGCGGCCTTCGTGACCCTGCACCGCCGCGAGGACGGGAAGCTGCGCGGTTGCATCGGTTGGCTCGAGCCGCATGCGGCGCTGGCGGAAGCGGTCATCGAGAACGCTGCCGCGGCGGCGACGCGCGACCCGCGCTTCGACCCGGTCTCCGCCGACGAAGTGGAAGCGATCGAAATCGAGATCTCCGTCCTCGGGCCCATGACGGACGTGGACGATGTGCAGGAGATCCGGATGGGGCGCGACGGTCTCCTCATCGAACGTGAGGGCCTCCGCGGCATCCTACTGCCTCAGGTCGCTGTGCACATGGGTTGGAACCGGGTGCAGTTCCTCGAGGGGGTTTGCCGCAAGGCGGGCCTCGCCCCGGATTCCTGGCGCCGCGGCGCCGTCATTCGCCGTTTCGAGGCCGAGATCTTCTCCGAGTCGCAGGTTTGAGCCTCAGTTGTACAGGCGCAGCTGCACGAGGAAGTCGGTGCCCCTCTGCTCCTCCGCCGGGACGAGGACTCGGGTGCGGAAATCGACGGCAACACCAGGAAAAGGCGTGAGCTGCAGGCCCGCCGTCAGCCGCCAAGCATGGTCGTCCTGCACCTCGACGTCCGGATCGGACCAGTCCTGCGCTAGCAGGAAGTTGACGCCGTTGCCCGCCAGCCAGTCGATCTCCTGATAGACGGCGAGCTGATGGGTCTTCTGGCCGCTGTCTCGGGTGCGCGTGCCGTAGTCGAACTCCGCCTGCAGCGTGAGCGGCAGGCCCCGCCAGTAGGTCCAGGGGTTGAAGCTGGCGAAGACGGCGCCGCTGCTGGCGTCGCCGCCTTGCTGCAGCGGCCGGCGGCGGGCGAGGAGGCTGCCACCGAGGCTCCATCCGACATCGCGCCATCCCAGGTTCAGAGCCGCACCGTGGCCTTCGGGGGTGTCGAAGATGTCCCAGGAATCCGGCGTCTCGTATCGCGAACCCCCGGCGAACCAGGAGACGCTGGCGTAGGGATAGTTCGGCGCCAAACCGATCTCGACGCCGGTGACGCGGATCTCCGGCAGCGAGGCGTCGAGCTCGAAAGCCCGGCGCTGCTGGGCGGTGTGATCGTCGAGACGCAAGCCGAAAGCGGGCACGAAGCGCCCGGCCTTGACGTAGGTCTGCAGCAGGGCTTCGTGGAGCAGGAGGTAGGCCTCCCGGAAGTAGGGGGTGTGCGGGTCGTGCCGGGTGTCGCGGAAGCCGCCGCTCTGACCGCGCGCACCGACATTGGCGAGGAAGCTCACGTGCTCCATGGGATGCACCAGCGCGTTGACATCGGCCTGCATGGGGAAGACCAGGGTGCTGTGGTCGATATAGGTGGCGAGGCGCAAGTCCCAGCCGATCCGGAAGGCCGGGTCGGCGCGCAGGACGCCGTACCGCCCCTGGAACGGTGCGTACTCCGAGCTGGCGAGAAGCGGCGTGCCGTAGCCCCACAGATCATGCGGGGCGAAGCGAGCCTCGAACCGCTCCGCTGCCGTCGCCGGGCCCTGCGGCAGGCTGTCCGTGTAGGTCGTGGCGTGATCGTGGCGCCCGATGAGACCCAGGAAGGACCGATCCCAATCCGCGGTGGGACGTGGGCTGGTGGCGATGGCCGGCAGGGTGGCGCGCTCGTAGAAACGCCCGGCGGCGTTGCGCATCCCGCCTCCCGAAGGATCGACGTGGCAGACCCGGCAGGAGAGCGAGCACTTGCGGGCCGAAAGCTTCGGGTTCACCCACTCGTTCGGTGTGAGATGGCAGTTGTCGCAGGTGCGGCCGGCCCGGGCGGAGTAGAGCGGTAGCGCTTGCCCCGGAGTCGTGATCAGGGCGACGAGGAACGCGATCACCGGGCTCGAAGCGAGAGCGGCGCACCACGCCCGCTGCGGCTTTCGCCTGCTGCTCCCGCTGCGTCTCATGGACACGGTGTCCCGCAAGGCGCGCAGGCGCCCTGGTCCAACCAGCGTTGGAGAAGGAGTTTCTCCGCCTCGGAAAGGCGCGGCCAGGCACCTGGCGGCATGGAGCCGCGCTCGAGAACCGTGTGGCGCAGGCCTTCGAGATCGGCTTGAACGCCCTCGCAGGTCGAGTAATCCGGCGCCACCGAGGCGAGCGTGGTCTGGGCGTTGCTACCGCCATGGCAAGGGATGCAGCTTCGGTCCAGGATGGCGGCCACCTGGTCGTAGGTCGGCTTGAGCGGAGCGGCGTCGGGGTCGAGGGTCGCGAGCGTCGAGTCTCCCTGGCCGCAGCCGGGGCTGAGCCCGAGACAGGACAAGAGAGCCGCGGCGAGAGCGGCGCGGACCGTCGACGCGACTGCCGGCAGCACGGGCTCCGGCCGCATGCGGGCGCGGCTCCGTCTCGGGCGGGTCGCGCCCCCAGGAGTGTGGGCGCGAGCAGCATGCATACATCTACTATCTAACCGAAAGCACGCCGGCGCGGAAGTGGGAAGGCAAGCCGTGGGAGCGCGGGGGATCACCGCGGGGACCTAGGACCGCACCGGGTTGGAGAGGGTACCGATGCTGTCGATGGTGACCGTCACCTGATCGCCATCCTGGAGGAAGACCGGCGGGTCGCGGAAGACACCGACGCCGGCAGGCGTGCCGGTGGCGACGATGTCGCCGGGAAGAAGCGTCATGCTGCGCGTGATGTACTCGAGGAGCTGGGGGATGCGGAAGACGAGCTGGTCGGTGCGGCTCTGCTGCATGAGGCGGCCGTTGACCCGCGAGGCGATGCCGAGCGCATGCGGGTCCGGCACCTCGTCCGTGGTCACCAGGCAGGGGCCGCAGGGGGCGAAAGTGTCGTAGCTCTTGCCGCGGAACCACTGGCGGTCGGAGAACTGCGCCTCTCGTCCAGAGACGTCGTTGAAACACATGTAACCGGCGATGAACCCCGCGGCTTCTTCGGCGTGCACCTGCTTCGCCGTCCGGCCGATCACGAAGGCGAGCTCCGCTTCCAGGTCCACTTTCTCTCCCGGCGGAAGGACGATGGGATCGCCGCTGCCGCTGAGCGCCGTCGTCGCCTTGGCGAAGAGCAACGGCGCGGTCGGCAAGGGCCGCTTCTGCTCCGTGGCATGGTCGGCGTAGTTGAGCCCGATGCAGACGATCTTGGAGGCATCGGGAAGCGGCGCACCCAGGCGCGTGCCGGCCAGGGGCAGCAGCGCGGCGCTGCAATCTCCCCGGCGGAGCAGGCGCTCCACATCGCGCAGGCGCTGCGTGGCCAGGATCCCCCGCAGGCTGTCGGGCAAGCTGGGATCGCAAGCGCGCAGGTCGAGGACGCGGTCGTCCAGGAGGAGGCCGGGCCTCTCGCTGCCCCGGGCTCCGAAGCTCACCAGGCGCATGCGACTCCACTCCTCGGTGCGCTCACGTTGTCGGCCGCCGGTGGATGAGACCGACGAACTCTTCGCGCGTGCGGTAGTCCTTGAGGAAGAGCCCGCGCATGGCGCTCGCCACGGCCCAGGCGTTCTGCTTCTCCACGCCACGCATGGACATGCACAAATGGTAGGCCTCGGTGACCACGGCGACGCCGCGGGGCTCCAGCGCGGCCTCCAGGCACTCCGCGATCTGCTGCGTGAGCCGCTCCTGCATCTGCAGCCGGCGCGCGAAGATCTCGACCACCCGTGGGATCTTCGACAAGCCGATCAGCTTGCCATCGGGCACGTAGGCGACGTGGCACTTGCCGTAGAAGGGCAGCAGGTGGTGCTCGCAGAGGCTGAAGAAATCGATGTCGCGGACGAGCACCATCTCATTGTAGTTCTCGCGGAACACCGCGCCATTCAGGACCTTCTCCAGGTCCTGGGAGTATCCCTGGGTGAGGAAGCGCAACGATTCCGCCACCCGCGCCGGTGTCTGCCGCAGGCCCTCGCGTTCCGGATCCTCCCCGAGCTCCACCAGCAGCCGGCGGATCAGGTCGTCCATGTCCTTGGGTGTCGGCATGCGGCCTCGAGTGGAAGAAGAGGCGGGGCTGCGGATCGAGAGGATCCTAGCGGCGCCGCCGGGAGACGGTCAAGGGCACGGGATTGTGTGATTGTTCGCGCGCCGGCGTCGCACACGATCTCCTTGGCTCGTGCCGCGCACCGTGCGACACCGGCTGACAACGTGGCATGGCAGCCATCGTGAGGTGCAACGCGGCGCATGGGGCGCCATGAAATGAGGTACGGCGGCACCGCGAGCGCCGTGATGCGGCGCCCCACTCCATCGCCGCACGCCATCGACCGGAGTCTCGCCTGCATTGCACCGCACTGGGGGATCCCCCCCGCGCTTCGTGTTGCCGGCGCGCCCGTTTTCCCAGCAGCGACACCGTGTCGTTGCCGGTGCGCCGACGTCGCTCTTCCTGCTGCCACGGACAACTCGTTGCACAGCACACCATTGCTGCCTGCGGCGCGCATCAGGTTCGGCGCTCGCCTTGGTGAGGAACGTGGCTTGCCTTGTGGTTCCCGAGCTCGACTCGCGACGCGGAGGACGACGGCGTCCGGCGCGTCTCGAGACGATTGACCGGGGAGGTCGTGGTAGACGGACGCGGGAAGACCGTGCGGACACACAACGGGCGGTAATCCCACCGCCTGTGGCGCCTCCGGCGGCTCTGGCGCCCGGCGCTCCCGCCCGATCGTCCCACTGACCCTGCGCCTTCAATGGCCCGCCCCATCCCTCCGGGTGCACGGACGTGGATGCGTCGCAGGTGAGCGCGTCGCGATTCGTGAACCCTGGTTCGCGCGGCCCGCGTCCGTCCAGCGCGTTCGACCCCGGATGGAAGCGCCGCGCTTTCGAGGTTCTAAGGCGCGATGCGTCGTCGCCGCGCCCACAGTGTGCGGCGGCCGTGGCAAAGAACCGGATGTCGTTGGCTCCGCGCTGAGACTTTCCGGCTGACACTTGCTGCGCCGCCGCCTCGCTTCGGGCCGTGGAGAGTGCCGTGCCATGCTGCGCGGCGAGGCCGGCACCTCCACGCCGCCCGAGACCCGGACCCTCGACCCGCCCCGCCCACCTGCCGGCCCTCGCCCCGGCTCGCCCCCTCGGCTCGCCTGCGACCTGCCTCCAGCGCCCACCCCCGCCGGACCGCCTCTTTCCACTTTCCGAGGCGAGGTGTAGAGTCGGAGGCGAGGAACGCTGATGCTCCACCCCCAGCAAGCGTGCTCTCGAGGGGACGTGCCACGACCCCCGAGGTGTCCTGCGCCCAGCCCGGTGGCAAGCACCTCGACCCTTCCGACTCGCCGCAGCACGCTCCAGACAATCGACGTCGCGGCGCCCCGTCCGCCGCCCGCGAGCTTTCGCCAGCTCGTTCGCTCCACCGTTCCCCCGTGCGGGGAAGAGCCACACTCGAGCCGAGGGAGAACCCGATGCCGTTCACGCGTGAGCTGCGCGAGTTGGAATCCGTTTCGCCCACCCATCCTTTCCTGAGCGTGTATCTCGACGTCGGACACAACGAAGCCTCTTCCGAAGCCATGCGCGTCTTCGTGCGCTCGCGGCTGCGCCAGGCCCAGGGTGAGGCGCCGAGCGCCCGGGACCGCACCCTGCTGGAAACCGACGGCCGTCACGTTCTGGCCTACCTCGAAGATGTCATCCATGCCCGTGTCGAACGCCGCAGTCTGGGGCTGGCGCTGTTCGCTTGCGCGCGCCAAAAGTTCTTCCAGGCCGTCGGCTCACCGATGTCTTTCGACAATACCCTCGTCGTTTCCGACCGCCCGTTC from Candidatus Krumholzibacteriia bacterium encodes the following:
- the glgP gene encoding alpha-glucan family phosphorylase, translating into MRLTPAVLPTKLAYFSMEVGVDPRIPTYSGGLGVLAGDTLRQAADLHVPMVGVTLLQRRGYLHQRLDAAGNQSESPALWRPEDLLELQSPRVSVTIESREVQIRIWCYRVEGVTGHTIPLYFLDTDLEGNDAWDRSLTGQLYGGDERYRLSQEVILGIGGLAALRALGHGPDLQHHMNEGHSSLLALALLERQLRNRPLRLATEADVEVVRARCIFTTHTPVPAGHDMFPLELVRLILGNERTEALQRCECILDGKLNMTHLAMRFSRYINGVAMQHGEVSRNMFQFPINAITNGVHAITWTSPPVRELFDHHIPAWRRDNLYLRYALKIPLEEIRAAHAEAKGRLLAEIDRREGLRLDPEVFTIGYARRATVYKRATFIVQDLERLRRLSKQAGRLQLVFAGKAHPNDTDGKNLIRQLFTAAASLGTELRLVFLENYEMELALSLVSGVDLWLNTPRRPQEASGTSGMKAALNGVPSLSVRDGWWVEGHQEGVTGWDFGDSFEPDSPAELESLYDKLEQVIVPLYYQKPLEYAMVMRNAIALNGSFFNTQRMLLQYLTNAYFPPEVPNPAPASAPVRH
- the folE gene encoding GTP cyclohydrolase I FolE; its protein translation is MPTPKDMDDLIRRLLVELGEDPEREGLRQTPARVAESLRFLTQGYSQDLEKVLNGAVFRENYNEMVLVRDIDFFSLCEHHLLPFYGKCHVAYVPDGKLIGLSKIPRVVEIFARRLQMQERLTQQIAECLEAALEPRGVAVVTEAYHLCMSMRGVEKQNAWAVASAMRGLFLKDYRTREEFVGLIHRRPTT
- a CDS encoding fumarylacetoacetate hydrolase family protein, with the protein product MRLVSFGARGSERPGLLLDDRVLDLRACDPSLPDSLRGILATQRLRDVERLLRRGDCSAALLPLAGTRLGAPLPDASKIVCIGLNYADHATEQKRPLPTAPLLFAKATTALSGSGDPIVLPPGEKVDLEAELAFVIGRTAKQVHAEEAAGFIAGYMCFNDVSGREAQFSDRQWFRGKSYDTFAPCGPCLVTTDEVPDPHALGIASRVNGRLMQQSRTDQLVFRIPQLLEYITRSMTLLPGDIVATGTPAGVGVFRDPPVFLQDGDQVTVTIDSIGTLSNPVRS
- the amrB gene encoding AmmeMemoRadiSam system protein B, with protein sequence MSDPHFQSAASRPAALAGSWYPEDSGALARSVASMLQAAPPWPQGRRPRALVVPHAGLRYSGPTAASAYAALSSFALRRVVVLAPNHRAAVWGAAVDPSSHYESPLGSMPVDLGAVEQLAEQPHVTCSARPFAPEHAIEMQLPFLQHLLPQATLVPVLIGEMRDEEDYAALGAAIAPLLDAATLLVVSTDFMHYGDAFGYVPFTERVPEQIRDYDDRAIDALRHGSFAEFQDFLGRTGSTICGRRPLGVLLHLQPAAWKCELRSYTTSGEITGDWSHTVSYAALAYYEDEATAVAPGLSAADRRALLDLARRSMAHATGAGERVEMESEKWSAALRQPLAAFVTLHRREDGKLRGCIGWLEPHAALAEAVIENAAAAATRDPRFDPVSADEVEAIEIEISVLGPMTDVDDVQEIRMGRDGLLIEREGLRGILLPQVAVHMGWNRVQFLEGVCRKAGLAPDSWRRGAVIRRFEAEIFSESQV